A section of the Osmia lignaria lignaria isolate PbOS001 chromosome 16, iyOsmLign1, whole genome shotgun sequence genome encodes:
- the LOC117600793 gene encoding major facilitator superfamily domain-containing protein 12 — MESEQRSLAEDYSEIIQRLPISLKLSYGIGHVLNDICASMWFTYLLVFFHLVLGFDSTLSGVILLIGQIADALATPFVGLHSDKIDEFWLCKYGRRKTWHLIGTLCVLFAFPFIFSHCIGCESAHKWAQLIYYSAFVVIFQFGWAAVQISHLSLVPELTPTEHERTELIAIRYSFTVLSNIFVYCITWAVLHITNNKDANSQIGPDDADKFQDIVFIGIGTGVVTSILFHIFVKERSLSNSDGSLRTNSRAISLLLKDVQLYQVACIYMPTRIFVNLSQIYVPLYLHESLSMPATSLAIIPLIMFLSSFAISLIIEKLNTKLGRKISYSFGVILGIIACVWIKFGTGVIYTKYEIYPVSLMLGSAGSIMLVTSLGVTADFIGQNVDSGAFVYGIMSFTDKLCNGLAVMLIQYLGSWINTKNYYKDVLVYVCSSSAILGLLVLLYIKPFHNNEAYNTLSSGQTTALSENESNDILRQDHVT; from the exons ATGGAAAGTGAACAAAGAAGTTTAGCCGAAGACTATAGTGAAATAATACAACGTCTTCCTATTTCACTAAAATTATCATATGGAATAGGACATGTTTTAAATGATATTTGTGCTTCTATGTGGTTTACttatttattagtattttttCATTTGGTACTGGGATTTGATTCTACATTATCAGGAGTAATTTTACTTATTGGTCAAATAGCAGATGCTTTAGCTACCCCATTTGTTGGACTTCATTCTGATAAAATTGATGAGTTCTGGTTATGTAAAtatggaagaagaaaaacatgGCATTTAATAG GTACCCTGTGTGTATTATTTGCATTTCCCTTTATATTTTCACATTGTATTGGCTGTGAATCTGCTCATAAATGGGCACAATTGATTTATTATAGTGCATTTGTTGTAATTTTCCAATTTGGATGGGCTGCAGTTCAAATATCTCACTTATCATTAGTACCAGAACTCACACCTACTGAACATGAAAGAACAGAACTCATAGCTATCAG GTATAGCTTTACTGTActatcaaatatttttgtatattgtaTTACTTGGGCAGTTTTACATATAACAAATAACAAAGATGCAAATTCGCAAATTGGTCCAGATGATGCAGACAAATTTCAAGATATTGTATTTATAGGAATAGGAACAGGAGTTGTAAcatctattttatttcatatcttTGTTAAAGAGAGATCATTGAGTAATTCTGAtg gtTCATTACGTACAAATTCAAGAgcaatatctttattattaaaagATGTCCAATTATATCAAGTAGCTTGTATATATATGCCCACTCgtatatttgtaaatttatcACAAATTTATGTTCCTTTATATTTGCATGAGTCTCTAAGTATGCCAGCTACATCTTTAGCTATAATTCCCTTAATAATGTTTTTGAGCAGTTTTGCAATATccttaattatagaaaaattaaatacaaaactAGGTAGAAAAATTTCGTATTCTTTTGGTGTTATATTGGGTATAATTGCTTGTGTTTGGATAAAATTTGGTACTGGTGTGATCTatacaaaatatgaaatatatccAGTATCTTTGATGTTAG GGTCTGCTGGATCCATTATGCTAGTGACCAGTCTTGGTGTTACAGCAGATTTCATAGGACAAAATGTAGATAGTGGTGCATTTGTATATGGTATCATGAGTTTTACTGATAAACTTTGCAATGGTCTAGCAGTTATGCTTATTCAATATTT agGAAGTTGGATTAATaccaaaaattattacaaagatGTTTTAGTCTATGTTTGCAGTTCTTCTGCAATACTTGGCTTATTAGTGTTATTATACATAAAACCATTCCATAATAATGaag CATATAATACATTAAGCTCAGGACAAACTACAGCATTATCAGAGAATGAATCTAATGATATATTAAGACAAGATCATGTTACATAA
- the LOC117600765 gene encoding IQ motif and ubiquitin-like domain-containing protein, with the protein MVCCSAWKIEDRRIKKPYLGGWRHKITKLEYLNAASQTGPLRMPKRKTCSRMVQYIATLETSTQTPCHHPTQMWRSDCFISSGFDKYLTSKPYETYEEMMKRLDYDGKARIIQRNYRIYVLLKNIKKFAKQYRELVDDCKMYELEKSLIYRKRHQQEIFGRINPKSRQDFDMLYELVEKWRLNRLDCTKQRFFKAARCAENYVILDKTVEMFKVIDQKRQEVKKEYRNRKRVKFITFNCKSITWHGYKGKLVKVDTMRNQKAREFKTIYDSLMKYNVTRGERMEILTILKKSLEVHNCVAALNLIKLLDQELAYLSRGLKNMSLEYFRKRIIYDYLYFVRSSHSCCCVNDDENFCKNVDDEKLREPIETNTKLCPSCLKLLPSQKFTVHGRMKKLSSCIECTWLRERNTAHVSYAPYEFLLDCVRSDEKNRCASSAISFVMQKHDMYHLVNNIWHGHSIMSENKDLFVLRMVRYNAEEEWSPWNCILLTQEEAEVHCRIKDLPSMYSKHLIKRVLLNHQLAKNQFKDLKRFEEEYRETFHKIENKLVYKPAIKVNDYLFS; encoded by the exons ATGGTTTGCTGTTCAGCGTGGAAGATAGAAGATCGAAGAATAAAGAAACCCTATTTGGGAGGATGGAGGCACAAGATTACtaaattagaatatttaaatgCTGCATCTCAAACGGGACCTCTAAGAATGCCGAAAAGAAAAACGTGCAGCAGAATGGTGCAATATATTGCAACACTAGAGACGTCCACGCAAACACCATGCCATCATCCAACACAGATGTGGCG aTCAGATTGTTTTATATCAAGCGGTTTCGATAAATATTTAACGTCGAAACCTTATGAAACGTATGAAGAGATGATGAAGCGATTAGATTACGATGGAAAAGCTAGAATTATTCAAAGAAATTATAGAATATATGTATTattgaagaatattaaaaaatttgcgAAACAGTATCGGGAATTGGTCGACGATTGCAAGATGTATGAGCTAGAAAAATCCCTAATTTACAG GAAAAGACATCAGCAAGAAATTTTTGGACGAATCAATCCAAAATCTCGACAAGATTTTGACATGTTGTATGAGCTGGTCGAGAAATGGAGACTGAATCGTCTCGACTGTACGAAGCAGCGTTTCTTCAAGGCAGCAAGATGCGCAGAAAATTATGTAATACTGGATAAAACCGTGGAGATGTTCAAGGTGATCGACCAGAAGAGACAAGAAGTGAAGAAAGAGTACAGGAACAGGAAACGTGTGAAATTCATCACGTTTAATTGCAAATCTATCACCTGGCATGGTTACAAGGGGAAACTGGTGAAGGTAGATACGATGAGGAATCAGAAAGCACGAGAATTCAAAACGATCTACGATTCATTAATGAAATACAACGTCACTCGAGGAGAACGTATGGAGATACTGACGATACTGAAGAAATCATTAGAAGTGCATAATTGTGTGGCTgcgttaaatttaattaaacttttggATCAAGAATTAGCATATCTATCAAGAGGGTTGAAAAACATGTCGCTGGAGTATTTTAGGAAAAGAATAATCT ATGATTACTTGTACTTTGTACGATCGTCGCACTCCTGTTGCTGCGTCAATGATGACGAAaatttctgcaaaaatgtgGATGATGAGAAACTACGAGAACCCATAGAAACAAACACGAAATTATGCCCTAGTTGCTTGAAACTGCTACCCAGTCAAAAATTCACGGTCCATGGAAGGATGAAGAAGTTGTCTTCATGTATAG AGTGTACATGGTTGCGAGAACGAAACACTGCACACGTGAGTTACGCACCTTATGAGTTTCTTTTGGATTGCGTACGTTCTGATGAGAAGAACAGATGTGCTTCGTCAGCTATTTCATTCGTGATGCAAAAACACGATATGTATCATCTGGTGAACAACATCTGGCATGGTCATTCGATTATGAGTGAGAACAAGGATCTTTTCGTTCTGAGAATGGTTCGATATAACGCGGAAGAAGAGTGGTCACCATGGAATTGTATCCTTTTAACCCAGGAAGAGGCTGAGGTTCATTGCAGAATCAAGGATCTTCCTTCCATGTACTCGAAGCATCTTATTAAGAGGGTTTTATTAAACCATCAGTTGGCGAAGAATCAATTCAA GGACTTGAAACGGTTCGAAGAAGAATACAGAGAAACGTTCCATAAGATTGAAAACAAACTGGTTTATAAACCAGCGATCAAAGTgaatgattatttattttcttga
- the RNASEK gene encoding ribonuclease kappa, with the protein MKICGPKYALCGLILSVWGIFQLLLMGIFFYVKSVALIEDLPLEDKFVTATDFYAAADRGYKQNAYNCWIAACIYVFTLLFSGHQFYINSRSSLSV; encoded by the exons ATGAAGATATGTGGACCCAAATACGCCCTATGTGGCCTGATATTATCTGTTTGGGGAATATTTCAACTA ctCTTGATGGGAATATTCTTCTATGTCAAAAGTGTAGCTTTAATAGAAGATCTTCCATTAGAAGACAAGTTTGTTACAGCGACAGACTTTTACGCTGCAGCAGACAGGGGTTATAAACAAAATGCATATAATTGTTGGATTGCAGCTTGCATTTATGTTTTTACATTACTGTTTTCAGGACATCAGTTTTATATAAATTCAAGATCATCTTTGAGTGTTTGA
- the Naa35 gene encoding N-alpha-acetyltransferase 35 isoform X2 yields the protein MSAIEMMDPKMDAGMLCNRGNNKPCTFAQAVDSGALKLDNLTPSEIIGIIDSTYACIVSWLEGHSLAQTVFINLYLHQPSQIVDKSLKTFCYAVYKIIEIIKDCINKALVFEEEDFQSVTYGYKLQQDITEQKTISMLREVEEELHRKSRIKPVDVESEKEYNDGLALYARIRFTKMFYQILTLMGKKEQLQQNLNDCHRLLTNCSYMIQVMIKTVNRGEKADEISNYPNIMGFDPMVNQRLLPPTFPRYTKIKPRTEALKYLDELLNRFRTVTMITNQSGFHAALDFFLEFSRQSPCILSRSMLQIVYLPTTNRVFGVQNFADVLKDAARSFIAPPVLMPKSTLLQNHQAKEYVDSFLSHCVSVFGSLLQLTGHNRARQRDKLAHLLEDFATLQDEAERVDGFLHTLSSKSDTHRSHLACFGTWILYHTLRVMVMYLLSGFELELYSVHEYHYIFWYLYEFLYGWLVSAITRADTFLLEQDVHNDTHKGRGGKKSAKNKKKKSTPRPYDLEILMYQAMQNICGGYYKALVGFRMDGKIPLPEMQFDSERVRYEHRLLPFSSLLTPPPVNYPEFIDMTNAQMHKRNEKVTSETQYVAGCRHFHQARNMLERALSLYPPNASTVNEINDLLKVAKTNFVVLKLLADGHKKDSKKPPVFDFSCHQHFPLIKLT from the exons ATGTCTGCGATTGAAATGATGGATCCAAAAATGGATGCTGGCATGCTATGTAATAGAGGGAACAACAAACCGTGTACCTTCGCACAGGCTGTTGATTCTGGTGCATTAAAACTGGACAATTTGACTCCATCTGAAATTATAGGAATAATAGATTCAACTTATGCGTGTATAGTGTCTTGGCTTGAAGGTCATAGTTTGGCCCAAACAGTTTTCATCAACTTGTACCTTCACCAACCCAGTCAAATAGTAGATAAATCCTTGAAGACTTTTTGTTATGCtgtgtataaaataattgaaataattaaagacTGCATCAATAAAGCGTTAGTTTTTGAGGAAGAAGATTTCCAAAGTGTTACTTATGGCTACAAATTGCAGCAGGATATTACAGAACAAAAAACCATATCCATGCTgagagaagtagaagaagaattaCATAGGAAAAGTAGAATAAAGCCAGTTGATGTAGAATCTGAGAAGGAA TATAATGATGGATTAGCATTATATGCTAGAATTAGATTTACTAAAATGTTTTATCAAATACTGACATTAATGGGAAAAAAAGAGCAATTACAACAAAATTTAAATGATTGTCATAGATTATTAACAAATTGTTCGTACATGATTCAAGTCATGATTAAAACAGTGAATCGCGGAGAGAAGGCTGATGAGATAT CAAACTATCCAAACATTATGGGATTTGATCCTATGGTGAATCAAAGATTATTACCACCAACATTCCCGCGTTATACCAAAATAAAACCAAGAACAGAGGCCCTGAAATATTTAGATGAGTTACTAAATAGATTTCGTACAGTCACTATGATTACTAATCAAAGTGGATTTCATGCAGCTTTG GacttttttttagaattttcacgACAAAGTCCATGTATATTATCCAGATCAATGCTGCAAATTGTTTATTTGCCAACAACAAATCGGGTGTTTGGCGTTCAAAATTTTGCCGACGTTCTGAAAGATGCAGCGCGAAGTTTTATCGCACCTCCCGTTTTAATGCCAAAGAGTACATTACTTCAAAATCATCAGGCCAAGGAATATGTCGATAGTTTTTTATCTCATTGCGTCAGCGTGTTTGGCAGTTTATTGCAACTTACTGGTCACAACAGAGCTAGGCAGAGAGATAAATTGGCACATTTATTGGAGGATTTTGCAACATTACAAGATGAA gCCGAAAGAGTAGATGGATTCTTACATACCTTATCCTCAAAAAGTGACACACACAGGTCACATTTAGCTTGTTTTGGAACATGGATTTTATATCATACGTTACGAGTTATGGTTATGTACTTGTTAAGTGGTTTTGAGCTTGAATTGTATTCGGTACATGAATATCACTACATATTCTGGTACCTGTATGAATTTCTTTACGGATGGCTTGTATCAGCTATTACAAGAGCAGATACATTCTTATTAGAACAAGATGTACATAACGATACACATAAAGGTAGAGGAGGTAAAAAGAgtgctaaaaataaaaagaaaaagtcaaCACCGAGACCGTATGACTTAGAAATATTAATGTACCAAGCTATGCAAAATATATGTGGTGGATACTATAAa GCTTTAGTAGGTTTTCGTATGGATGGGAAGATACCACTTCCCGAGATGCAATTTGATTCAGAACGAGTTCGGTATGAACATAGGTTACTACCGTTTTCTTCATTATTGACTCCGCCACCCGTTAATTATCCAGAATTTATAGATATGACTAATGCACAGATGCATAAACGAAAT GAGAAGGTTACTAGTGAAACGCAGTACGTAGCCGGGTGCCGTCATTTTCATCAAGCTAGGAATATGTTGGAAAGAGCATTGTCCCTTTATCCACCGAACGCTAGTACCGTGAATGAG attaatgatttattaaaagtGGCGAAAACGAATTTTGTGGTTCTAAAATTACTTGCTGATGGGCATAAAAAGGATTCTAAAAAACCTCCAGTATTTGACTTTTCTTGTCATCAACATTTCCCACTGATAAAACTAACTTAA
- the Naa35 gene encoding N-alpha-acetyltransferase 35 isoform X1, producing the protein MATMVDEQNSIDMGEDKESQFDQVTYNWVDITHEFFEAITELELGELLHDELFGLFEAMSAIEMMDPKMDAGMLCNRGNNKPCTFAQAVDSGALKLDNLTPSEIIGIIDSTYACIVSWLEGHSLAQTVFINLYLHQPSQIVDKSLKTFCYAVYKIIEIIKDCINKALVFEEEDFQSVTYGYKLQQDITEQKTISMLREVEEELHRKSRIKPVDVESEKEYNDGLALYARIRFTKMFYQILTLMGKKEQLQQNLNDCHRLLTNCSYMIQVMIKTVNRGEKADEISNYPNIMGFDPMVNQRLLPPTFPRYTKIKPRTEALKYLDELLNRFRTVTMITNQSGFHAALDFFLEFSRQSPCILSRSMLQIVYLPTTNRVFGVQNFADVLKDAARSFIAPPVLMPKSTLLQNHQAKEYVDSFLSHCVSVFGSLLQLTGHNRARQRDKLAHLLEDFATLQDEAERVDGFLHTLSSKSDTHRSHLACFGTWILYHTLRVMVMYLLSGFELELYSVHEYHYIFWYLYEFLYGWLVSAITRADTFLLEQDVHNDTHKGRGGKKSAKNKKKKSTPRPYDLEILMYQAMQNICGGYYKALVGFRMDGKIPLPEMQFDSERVRYEHRLLPFSSLLTPPPVNYPEFIDMTNAQMHKRNEKVTSETQYVAGCRHFHQARNMLERALSLYPPNASTVNEINDLLKVAKTNFVVLKLLADGHKKDSKKPPVFDFSCHQHFPLIKLT; encoded by the exons ATGGCGACCATGGTAGACGAACAGAATTCGATTGACATGGGTGAAGATAAAGAATCACA ATTCGACCAAGTCACTTACAATTGGGTGGATATTACTCACGAATTTTTCGAAGCCATTACAG AGCTGGAATTGGGAGAACTTTTACATGATGAGTTGTTTGGGTTATTTGAAGCAATGTCTGCGATTGAAATGATGGATCCAAAAATGGATGCTGGCATGCTATGTAATAGAGGGAACAACAAACCGTGTACCTTCGCACAGGCTGTTGATTCTGGTGCATTAAAACTGGACAATTTGACTCCATCTGAAATTATAGGAATAATAGATTCAACTTATGCGTGTATAGTGTCTTGGCTTGAAGGTCATAGTTTGGCCCAAACAGTTTTCATCAACTTGTACCTTCACCAACCCAGTCAAATAGTAGATAAATCCTTGAAGACTTTTTGTTATGCtgtgtataaaataattgaaataattaaagacTGCATCAATAAAGCGTTAGTTTTTGAGGAAGAAGATTTCCAAAGTGTTACTTATGGCTACAAATTGCAGCAGGATATTACAGAACAAAAAACCATATCCATGCTgagagaagtagaagaagaattaCATAGGAAAAGTAGAATAAAGCCAGTTGATGTAGAATCTGAGAAGGAA TATAATGATGGATTAGCATTATATGCTAGAATTAGATTTACTAAAATGTTTTATCAAATACTGACATTAATGGGAAAAAAAGAGCAATTACAACAAAATTTAAATGATTGTCATAGATTATTAACAAATTGTTCGTACATGATTCAAGTCATGATTAAAACAGTGAATCGCGGAGAGAAGGCTGATGAGATAT CAAACTATCCAAACATTATGGGATTTGATCCTATGGTGAATCAAAGATTATTACCACCAACATTCCCGCGTTATACCAAAATAAAACCAAGAACAGAGGCCCTGAAATATTTAGATGAGTTACTAAATAGATTTCGTACAGTCACTATGATTACTAATCAAAGTGGATTTCATGCAGCTTTG GacttttttttagaattttcacgACAAAGTCCATGTATATTATCCAGATCAATGCTGCAAATTGTTTATTTGCCAACAACAAATCGGGTGTTTGGCGTTCAAAATTTTGCCGACGTTCTGAAAGATGCAGCGCGAAGTTTTATCGCACCTCCCGTTTTAATGCCAAAGAGTACATTACTTCAAAATCATCAGGCCAAGGAATATGTCGATAGTTTTTTATCTCATTGCGTCAGCGTGTTTGGCAGTTTATTGCAACTTACTGGTCACAACAGAGCTAGGCAGAGAGATAAATTGGCACATTTATTGGAGGATTTTGCAACATTACAAGATGAA gCCGAAAGAGTAGATGGATTCTTACATACCTTATCCTCAAAAAGTGACACACACAGGTCACATTTAGCTTGTTTTGGAACATGGATTTTATATCATACGTTACGAGTTATGGTTATGTACTTGTTAAGTGGTTTTGAGCTTGAATTGTATTCGGTACATGAATATCACTACATATTCTGGTACCTGTATGAATTTCTTTACGGATGGCTTGTATCAGCTATTACAAGAGCAGATACATTCTTATTAGAACAAGATGTACATAACGATACACATAAAGGTAGAGGAGGTAAAAAGAgtgctaaaaataaaaagaaaaagtcaaCACCGAGACCGTATGACTTAGAAATATTAATGTACCAAGCTATGCAAAATATATGTGGTGGATACTATAAa GCTTTAGTAGGTTTTCGTATGGATGGGAAGATACCACTTCCCGAGATGCAATTTGATTCAGAACGAGTTCGGTATGAACATAGGTTACTACCGTTTTCTTCATTATTGACTCCGCCACCCGTTAATTATCCAGAATTTATAGATATGACTAATGCACAGATGCATAAACGAAAT GAGAAGGTTACTAGTGAAACGCAGTACGTAGCCGGGTGCCGTCATTTTCATCAAGCTAGGAATATGTTGGAAAGAGCATTGTCCCTTTATCCACCGAACGCTAGTACCGTGAATGAG attaatgatttattaaaagtGGCGAAAACGAATTTTGTGGTTCTAAAATTACTTGCTGATGGGCATAAAAAGGATTCTAAAAAACCTCCAGTATTTGACTTTTCTTGTCATCAACATTTCCCACTGATAAAACTAACTTAA
- the rush gene encoding pleckstrin homology and FYVE domain containing family member rush hour isoform X1, with product MVDRLVNSEANARRIAMVENCFGSSGQPLAVPGRVLVGEGVLTKMCRKKPKPRQFFLFNDILVYGNIVMNKKKYNKQHIIPLEQVKLESLADDGQYRNGWLIKTVTKSFAVYAATPTEKQEWMAHITKCIEDLLRKSGKKPVEVHAAVWVPDNEATICMHCNKTQFTVLNRRHHCRQCGAVVCGPCSNKKLLLPGQGNGKAVRVCLQCYDTASKVKASSPTAVDSLNNKDQQRNSADSSGGDSSGDDEEGNKEEKHDEPKFYSTLAR from the exons ATGGTTGACCGATTGG TAAATAGCGAGGCTAATGCCAGACGCATTGCTATGGTCGAAAACTGCTTTGGCAGTTCTGGCCAG CCACTTGCAGTACCTGGAAGAGTTTTAGTTGGAGAAGGTGTATTAACAAAAATGTGTAGAAAGAAGCCAAAACCAAGAcagttctttttatttaatgataTATTGGTTTATGGAAATATTGTAATGAACAAAAAAAAG TATAACAAGCAACACATAATACCACTTGAACAGGTCAAACTTGAGTCTTTAGCTGATGATGGTC agTATCGCAATGGTTGGCTCATAAAAACAGTAACAAAGTCGTTTGCTGTTTATGCTGCCACTCCAACAGAGAAGCAAGAATGGATGGCTCATATTACCAAATGCATTGAGGATCTATTAAGAAAGA gTGGGAAAAAACCAGTTGAGGTTCATGCAGCTGTTTGGGTTCCAGACAATGAAGCTACAATTTGTATGCATTGTAATAAAACAcagtttacagttttaaacagacgg cACCATTGTAGGCAATGTGGAGCTGTGGTATGCGGGCCTTGcagtaataaaaaattgttattacctGGACAAGGAAATGGAAAGGCAGTTAGAGTGTGTTTGCAATGTTATGATACAGCTAGTAAAGTAAAGGCATCATCTCCAACTGCTGTTGACAGTTTAAATAACAAAGACCAGCAACGTAATTCTGCTGATAGTTCAGGTGGTGATAGTTCTGGTGATGATGAGGAGGGAAATAAGGAAGAAAAGCATGATGAG CCTAAATTTTACTCCACACTTGCCCGATGA
- the rush gene encoding pleckstrin homology and FYVE domain containing family member rush hour isoform X2 produces MVENCFGSSGQPLAVPGRVLVGEGVLTKMCRKKPKPRQFFLFNDILVYGNIVMNKKKYNKQHIIPLEQVKLESLADDGQYRNGWLIKTVTKSFAVYAATPTEKQEWMAHITKCIEDLLRKSGKKPVEVHAAVWVPDNEATICMHCNKTQFTVLNRRHHCRQCGAVVCGPCSNKKLLLPGQGNGKAVRVCLQCYDTASKVKASSPTAVDSLNNKDQQRNSADSSGGDSSGDDEEGNKEEKHDEPKFYSTLAR; encoded by the exons ATGGTCGAAAACTGCTTTGGCAGTTCTGGCCAG CCACTTGCAGTACCTGGAAGAGTTTTAGTTGGAGAAGGTGTATTAACAAAAATGTGTAGAAAGAAGCCAAAACCAAGAcagttctttttatttaatgataTATTGGTTTATGGAAATATTGTAATGAACAAAAAAAAG TATAACAAGCAACACATAATACCACTTGAACAGGTCAAACTTGAGTCTTTAGCTGATGATGGTC agTATCGCAATGGTTGGCTCATAAAAACAGTAACAAAGTCGTTTGCTGTTTATGCTGCCACTCCAACAGAGAAGCAAGAATGGATGGCTCATATTACCAAATGCATTGAGGATCTATTAAGAAAGA gTGGGAAAAAACCAGTTGAGGTTCATGCAGCTGTTTGGGTTCCAGACAATGAAGCTACAATTTGTATGCATTGTAATAAAACAcagtttacagttttaaacagacgg cACCATTGTAGGCAATGTGGAGCTGTGGTATGCGGGCCTTGcagtaataaaaaattgttattacctGGACAAGGAAATGGAAAGGCAGTTAGAGTGTGTTTGCAATGTTATGATACAGCTAGTAAAGTAAAGGCATCATCTCCAACTGCTGTTGACAGTTTAAATAACAAAGACCAGCAACGTAATTCTGCTGATAGTTCAGGTGGTGATAGTTCTGGTGATGATGAGGAGGGAAATAAGGAAGAAAAGCATGATGAG CCTAAATTTTACTCCACACTTGCCCGATGA